The following proteins are co-located in the Castanea sativa cultivar Marrone di Chiusa Pesio chromosome 8, ASM4071231v1 genome:
- the LOC142607752 gene encoding uncharacterized protein LOC142607752, translated as MIAPIAVAVAVGLLGWAYQALKPPPPKICGSPGGPPVTSNRVKLSDGRHLAYRESGVPKEEAKFKIIVIHGFDSSKDVYLPISQELTEELKIYILFFDRAGYGESDPYPSRSVKSEAFDIQELADQLQIGSKFYVMGMSMGGYPVWGCLKYIPHRLSGAALVVPFVHYWWPCFPASLAREALGRLPLSFQRTFRIAHYTPWLFYWWMTQKWFPTLSMGQATLTNQDFEILKRLSEIPSVGQEKVTQQGVYESLHRDILAGYAKWEFDPLDVSNPFPDNEGSVHIWQGYEDKMIPYQLNRYISEKLPWIRYHEVPDGGHLMIYNNNLCETIIRALLLG; from the exons ATGATTGCACCCATTGCAGTAGCTGTAGCAGTGGGTCTTCTGGGATGGGCTTATCAGGCATTGAAGCCTCCGCCTCCAAAGATATGTGGATCGCCAGGTGGTCCTCCTGTCACTTCAAATAGAGTGAAACTCAGCGATGGAAGGCATTTGGCCTACAGGGAGTCTGGAGTTCCAAAGGAAGAGGCTAAGTTCAAGATCATCGTAATTCACGGCTTTGACAGCTCAAAAGATGTGTATCTACCTATCTCTCAA GAACTTACGGAGGAGCTAAAGATATATATCCTGTTCTTTGACAGAGCAGGTTATGGAGAGAGTGATCCATATCCTTCACGCTCAGTGAAGAGTGAAGCATTTGATATTCAAGAACTAGCTGATCAATTGCAAATTGGGTCTAAATTTTATGTAATGGGAATGTCAATGGGAGGTTATCCCGTTTGGGGTTGCCTGAAATACATACCACACAG GTTGTCAGGAGCTGCCCTGGTTGTTCCTTTTGTACACTACTGGTGGCCTTGTTTCCCTGCCAGTCTAGCAAGAGAGGCGCTTGGGAGGCTGCCTCTATCATTTCAAAGGACATTTCGAATTGCACATTACACCCCTTGGTTATTCTATTGGTGGATGACACAGAAATGGTTTCCTACATTAAGCATGGGTCAGGCAACGTTAACCAACCAAGATTTTGAGATCTTGAAGAGGTTATCAGAAATCCCTAGTGTTGGCCAG GAAAAGGTGACACAGCAAGGTGTTTATGAATCGCTGCACCGGGACATTTTAGCTGGTTATGCCAAATGGGAATTTGATCCCCTGGACGTAAGCAATCCATTCCCTGACAATGAGGGCTCGGTTCACATTTGGCAAGGCTACGAAGACAAGATGATTCCTTATCAACTTAACCGATATATTTCAGAGAAGCTTCCATGGATTCGTTATCATGAGGTTCCAGATGGAGGGCATTTAATGATCTATAACAACAATTTATGTGAAACCATTATCAGGGCACTCTTGCTTGGCTAA